Within Cucumis melo cultivar AY chromosome 4, USDA_Cmelo_AY_1.0, whole genome shotgun sequence, the genomic segment AGACCAACACATAAAAAACTTAGTACCAACCAATGAGAATCAAACAAACTACAATCACACATGGCTTTCTATAAATATCTTTGTTTGTCACTGTCTCCCTGACTTGAATGGCCAATTTCATTTTGGTTGTATTTGTATCACacaatatttgtaaaatagtagttagaaaatatattttcaacTGTAGGATGAGAAGTAGAAACTACGACGTACATgtgattttcaaattttgacatGTCAAGTCAAATATTGTTAAAAGAAAGTACGTCTGGAAACAATAATACACTTTGAATTTGTGAAAATTAATTCTACAAGTTTCTCCTATTTGACAATTATAAGACAAAGAATCAAACGTCAAAAACTAATCTTAAAGTTCGTAGTATATTTTCGCCTAAAAGAggtataaatataaattaaaaaaaaaaagtagcgAATAGGACTaattagacaaaaaaaaatcaaagagtATAATAAAATCACTAAAATAGGCTTCATTTGTGAAGAAAACAATGTCTTCACCGTCGAGCAATACATTCTATACTATGAGAGAGGGTAAAGTTTTAATCTAGTGAAAGTAGTATAGCAAAAGGAAGAGTAGATAACGCAAACCAACAAACTCCATCAAGATATAGTTCGTCTCCATGGTGAAGAAAATTAGAGGAGATGATTAGTTGCCCTCATATTTTGGATCAGCCATCACATAGTGAAATGCTATTACTAATACAAATATAAAGATTCCGAGAAAATTTGCGAAAAAGCCGAGATCTTGATCATCAAACATCTGTAAAACAATCAGGTTAAACATTCATCACAATTCTTTAAACAAGTGTTTTACACAGGATATCAGCTTGAAATAAAGCTTTGTATCAGATGGACTATGATATTATtaacaaatgaaagaaaatttaaGAATTCAAGGTAAAACTAACAGGTTTCTAACATTTCTCAACTCTTGCATTCAGCAGAAATTACGGCAATCCATAAAACGAATTGAAAAAACATATGGAATGTGCTTAGTTTCTTGGCAACTCCAACAAGAACAAAATATTAGCGAAAATGATCTCTAACTcagtttttattcttttccacATCAACTTGAGTCACGGTTTTTTCTTTTGCACTTCTACAATGTATAACGTTGTTTCCTTGGCACACTCTGAACATACTCTAGGAACTTGAAAGTTGAAAACGAGTACTCATACGAATATTCTAGAACTATTACTACAAACAAAATGTAAGAATCTTAAATCTATCAGCATTTCATTCACATCACACATTGCTTAATACATGTTGTTCCTCGTGAGGATTCTCTATCAATTAAGGTAAACTTCTAACAAGAGAGAGGGAGGTAAGAAGTTGGCTAGGGAACTCAAAAAGTTGCTTCCATTTTGTTCCGTTTTGATAATGAAGTGAGGTGGATTTGAGGAGTGTAAGAACAACCAAAAATATCATCAAATGCAGATCAAAATAAGCAATTAATTTTTCGGAAGCAGAAAGCATAGTGCTCGTTCACAATAAAACGAAACAACGGTGCTCTCAAAGAAAAATCCAATCAACTCAGGACCAAGCTCACCACATGTTTTACTAACACACACACACCACACTCCAGAATTCAGAGCCATCAAACTAATTCAGAACTTTAGGTTTCAATTTTCATCAGATTAATCCTTCAGAACCCCAAGCTCTTTTTTTGGGTACAACAACATGTAAAAGTTGAGCAACCTGGAGTTGGAGAATCCAAGCtatgatttgatcaaaattacAATGCCTTAACTGGGTTAAGATATGTCAAGCTTAGTTAGCATACTATGAAAGTTGGAACTCCATGGCATAAATCTAAGTTACCCTTTATCAAAATGGGAAATTGCGACCAGGATATAATAACTCTAAAAACCCTCTGAAAGCTAAATTAAATAAACCCTTAGACCTTATACAATCCAAACAGCGCTACACTATAAATGATCAAGAATGTTCAATTCCAATCGGTGTTACCAATTGGGAAGTCTCGTCTTAGCAGCTATACAAAAAGGGGGGAAATTATTCATAAAAAGGAACCCAACAAACAGAATTCTTAGGGTTTGTCATTGGATTCTGAAGGGAAATTACAAAGCTAAGCTGGGTAGATCTGGATGAATTCAACAAAAttatgaaatagaaatccatgGACCAAGTGGagaaaatgtaaatgaaaaaaaaataacagaaAAGAGATGAATTTACTCTGATGAATCGTTCGTTGAGTTTGGTAATTGCTGGAAAAGAAGAGGAGAAATGCAGCGGAGAGAGCGTGGTGCGGTCAGCGATTCAGAGAGGCGGGAGCAAGGGATTTCGCGAGACCGAAACTATAATTCTTTTGGGGTTCCCTTTTGAAAATATTGCATTCTTTTGGGGCGATTttaaatatttgcttatttatatttatttagagTTCACTTGAAAGTCACCTTGAAAATCATTATTAATAAATTCATTTggaaatttggaaaaaaaattcatataatTGAGGAACACATAAGTCTGGCTAAAGTTGTGAAGAATAATTATGTAACAATTGATATAAGTTTTTGATAAATATGGTCAAATTTAGagaaactttttaaaatataagatttgGTATAAGATTTGAAAAGATTATATAGTATTTGGAAAGTTCGATGGAACTTTGGTATTAACATTGGTTAAGATTTCACAAAGAAAACCAAAATCATCTATAACATAGTAAAACTCGATGGTCATTGGTCCATCGTGGATGAAAATGCTAATATTAGCATCTTAACATTTCTAAATTATGActtttttgaaataataataatgtgatgtagagaaaaaaaaatgtctaCCGGATGGCaatattcattttttctttcaacaATGCTTTTTCATCTGTCAAGAACTTTGACAACTTGTTATGAAATCTATTCATGAAAGGCTAAGTTCCTCCTCAAATCTCTCCAATCCTTAGCTTTATGGAAGACTGAGTGCCTCTTCAATCCTTTGTGGAAGGCTTATATAATGCACTCCCTAAACGGTAGAGCCAACATATATAACATGGGTACAAATTCAACAACAAAACTTCCACTTTTGATCTTTCAAAGTATCATATAATAGATTCAAGACATTCTTGCACTCTGAGTGTCTTCCAACCATATGATTTTGAGGTATAGTATATATAAGAGTTTGTACGGTTGATCATCTATAATGTAAATCATATGCTTTCTAAAGCATACTTTTTGCATTAACAGTGCCTAGCATCACATTATAAGAGTGTGCAGGTCATTGCATATgcaaaaacataaacaaaactAGAAGTTcggattctttttcttttctttaagaAAGTCATCAAAGGCAATATATATTAATCACCAAAATAACAATCTAATTAGCCCCAACAACACAGAAAAACCAATCATAATAAGATGGACTCATATCAGAGAATCACAAGATGACAAAGTAAATTTGGCGAAAGTATAAGCTACAACATTACAATTATACAAGGGGAACACATTAACTTCCTAATATTTAATCGACTAATAAGAGCAACAACTTCAACATAAAGAATATCccataagaagaaaaagaaaacgagAGAGAAAAGATGGACTAAACCACAAAATCCAAAATTCCATCGTACTCATTTCCTCCGCAAGCCATAAACCATCAAGTATAGCATAGATTTTCCCCAATTTAGTTACAAAAGAAACACGCTGAAAACATGCATCCACAACAATAAGATCACCCACTCATTTTGCACCACACAACCCCATTCTGCACCACACAACCCAAAACCCAACCCTGATCTAGACAAAAAGCAAGTAgtatccacattcatttttaaAACAACTCGTCTCTAATGGATATCATCGACAAGGCCTCAAAACCACCAATTGAAAACTCCGCTTCAACACAACAACTTCCTCCAACCATAGAAGTTAGATATTTACTATAGAATAATTAGCTAGTGATCTTATAAACCATCATGGATTGGTCTAGTGATAAAAATGAGTCACCTTCCTAAGGAATTGTGAGATTATACGAGCCTTTTATAATAATTACCATTAACTAATAATCCATCGAAGATTAGAAACTGAGAACCTCGATAAACTATATTTGAACACCTCAATTTGGCTGTTTGTAATTCATGAAAAATTTGGGGGAAGGAAATACTGCCCATGTTCAAAGGGACaggtttcttttttaatattataagaaataaacatCATGTCCCTTTGTTATTTCTTAAATGGATATGAATGGTGTGATGATGTAAATTCATGAACCTCCATTGAAGTACTAAACATAAAGTTACTaacattaatattttaaattttacctTGAATTATTGTTGGAGCTATTCTtgtaaatagataaataaaaatatatcattTAGAAAGGAATTAGGAAAGTCAAAGTTTTAGAAAAGTGTagaataattaagaaaataatttgaATATGCCAAATGGCAGAAGAAGAGTATAACCACGTGAGAAGATCACACGTGGGGATAGATGCGCACATCCATCCATCCGTCGCTTGCACGTGCTTGCGTATCCCACGCTTCAGACTTCAGTTAGCATTCAAATCCATAGCATTTTCCTTTTATTACGATCCAAAAAAACATAGCATTCAAATCCATCAACCAACCCAATACCTCCAATTTAAAATTCTATTTCAATATAccaaaaatttttaaattgaatttccaatcttaatttattttataaaattaattgaattaaatttatacGTATCTAACATTTcactttctttaatttttcgTAGTTGAGTTGATTTATGTTTATTGATAAAGGGTTATTTGTTAAAAGAAATTTGTAACTTAAAACAATTAGATTTATTCTAAATAATCTGTGAAATTCAACTCAACTCAACCCAACACTTCTAAGataaaagacaaataaaatataaaagaagagCAAAATCAACTCATAGTGATGGCCTTCAACTCATAGATGTTTGAACCGTTCACATGGCATTGATGAATGTGGTAAAGTAATAGTTGACCATGACTTCCTTTTAgaaaatcaataataaatatatatgtttgaaTGATTTAACCTTAAATTGATTAGACTCTGTATGGTCATTTTTTGTATTCATTCCTTGCAATTAATTTTGTTCTTTATGGGTTTTCATTTGTACTGGGATCGAAGCATTTGATTACGTGCAATGGAAGTACTACGTAGAATTGGATCATATAGTTATTTATATTTGTGTTCAAACAAAAAGTTATCCGACTTCAAATTTTTAGATTCATTtgttttttactaaaaatttatgAACTAAAAGTAACCTAATTATTAGTCTAATGTTTTAATTTATACAACTTTGAAGCATAgggtatataatatatatatatatagggttttatatatattgttgCTTTTTGCTTTTTGATTGTCATTTCATTTTACAAAGAaataggaaaaggaaaaggaggagAACCGACTCCCCCGGAGTAGCCTGTTCGTTAGGAATTCACGTGCAAACATACACGTGTCACCATCTCTAACCTTCTAAACCTCAAATCCAACGGTGAACACTCTCGTATATATATCCCATTCACATTCAAACATCTCAACCAAAACACACAAAAACTCCGCCATTTCATAACCCTTCTCAACTTTTCAGCTATGAAATCCGCTCTCCTCCGAACCGGTTCCGTTCCCCTCCTCTCTCCGACCACCACGGCTTCCAACAACAAACAACCGTTGTATGGAGTTTTATCCTGCCACAACAGCTCCGCTTCATCTCCCAGAATCTCTCTACATTGCACACGAAATAATTCTAATCGTATCCGAAGAGCAGCATCGGAGAGCGACATCGTACGATCACTCCACGAGGTTTCCAATACGTCCGATCAATTTAGTGGACTCGCATCTCGATCTCTATCTCGTTCTTTTCCTTCCAAAATTCCAGAGGAGGAGTTTATAGACGAGGATGATCAATTCGACAGTGATTCCATGGAGGAGGATAAAGAATATCTCAATTACCGAGTCGGAGTTAATGATCGTAGTAAGATCGGAGCGTACTACGAACATATGCTGAAATTGAACCCTAGCGACGCTTTATTACTA encodes:
- the LOC103503559 gene encoding uncharacterized protein LOC103503559, producing MKSALLRTGSVPLLSPTTTASNNKQPLYGVLSCHNSSASSPRISLHCTRNNSNRIRRAASESDIVRSLHEVSNTSDQFSGLASRSLSRSFPSKIPEEEFIDEDDQFDSDSMEEDKEYLNYRVGVNDRSKIGAYYEHMLKLNPSDALLLRNYGKFLHEVVNDTKRAEECYSRAILASPTDGELLALYGKLVWDTERDKQRAQYYFDRAVYASPNDCLVTGHYAHFMWQVEDDEAALAEDSPAGMVTAC
- the LOC103503558 gene encoding dolichyl-diphosphooligosaccharide--protein glycosyltransferase subunit 4A produces the protein MFDDQDLGFFANFLGIFIFVLVIAFHYVMADPKYEGN